From Zingiber officinale cultivar Zhangliang chromosome 5B, Zo_v1.1, whole genome shotgun sequence, the proteins below share one genomic window:
- the LOC121986799 gene encoding disease resistance protein RPM1-like: MPFADVASRMRRISSEFEHIHTFLSNIDVQKHNTVMESWLRRAREIENNLEDVIDEFLYLTAEKQSQILNRSEVFTYYVGGIHTRKTKILQRISSNLEEIEGDLLHLDAMKERYDIKKFLSEDGGCSPRLNTRRLRIDPSDLLENFKDDKTIHRQKKEILRGWLVDGESNCYLITVLGRGGVGKTTMVDDIYRSKEIASRFDCKIWITLSKSCGMKELLTRILKELSAKEEENYDVLDLINLLYKVNNLLQETTYLLILDDVLNLQLIWDVQRLLIDNTRGSRIVITTCLLEVEVAAQVNDVMPIKLDELNMDESFELFKREADMHDLAASENLREILDYCQGLPLAIVAVARLWILTNKETEELERIHCKLKQQPKSSNADDVNQVLSLCYEYLPTNLKNCFLYCSMFQLDAGIKRKKLIRLWVAENFVQDEDKQTKEEVAENILNELIYRSLLRVVEKNNDGSVRRCGMSNLFRKLSLSAARKEKFSMVWNESEALKLRDEARRLSVHDFTKNSVLFKMDFSRTRSLLIYKHNFSACYYLLHTISTKAKYMRVIDLENANIDRVPDGLTELFNLHYLGLRGTRVTELPETIRKLQNLQTIDARYTRIVKLPKGITLLKNLLHLFASGLEDPSRREFHSIRHVKVPKGLQNLTRLQQFDLEADDESVRQLQNLTNIRVLIISKVRSVHCSELRFSISQMPFLYKLSIAACDENEELNLKEFGLFMKNVRVFYLQGKLVELELIDAPQSLLKDNYVQLSQTFISLSDNLRVLRLSWSRLQRDPLPALYQLQNLTVLYLQKAYDAVTLIFRNTWFPNLKELHLLHLPNLRKITIYQGSLRNLQLLIMEGLLQLTTIPTGIEFLKSLQKLHFSECNPSFLNAINRDQRSKVEHIPDICYDDGIHGSRTLDIFPRTSGVIPDQQNLTKVGAEVSLKSVNDADKIVGAGVVQTLDSNARVGGYEIGPNWAGIRLGTPMDNAEHLIRPYGGLKTIGHAKGSLIAWPCSLLSIRQKL, encoded by the exons ATGCCGTTTGCTGATGTTGCGAGTCGGATGAGACGTATTAGCAGTGAGTTTGAGCATATACACACATTTTTGAGTAATATCGATGTGCAAAAACATAATACCGTCATGGAATCTTGGTTACGACGAGCAAGGGAGATCGAGAACAATTTGGAAGATGTCATCGATGAGTTTTTGTATCTTACTGCGGAAAAACAATCCCAAATCTTGAATAGATCTGAGGTCTTCACTTACTATGTCGGGGGTATTCATACCAGAAAGACTAAGATCTTGCAGAGGATATCGTCTAATTTGGAAGAAATAGAAGGCGACCTACTTCATCTCGACGCAATGAAAGAACGATATGATATTAAGAAATTCTTATCCGAAGATGGTGGTTGTTCTCCTAGACTAAACACTAGAAGACTTCGTATCGATCCATCAGACTTGCTTGAGAATTTCAAGGATGACAAGACCATTCACAGACAAAAGAAAGAGATTCTGAGGGGGTGGTTAGTAGATGGAGAATCTAATTGCTACTTGATAACAGTTCTGGGACGTGGAGGTGTTGGCAAGACCACCATGGTTGATGATATTTATAGAAGTAAGGAAATTGCCTCTCGTTTTGATTGCAAAATTTGGATTACCCTTTCAAAGTCTTGTGGAATGAAAGAATTACTGACAAGAATTCTTAAAGAATTGTctgcaaaagaagaagagaattATGATGTACTGGATCTGATTAATTTGCTATACAAGGTTAATAACCTTCTGCAAGAGACAACTTACTTGCTTATTCTTGATGACGTTCTGAATCTGCAACTAATTTGGGATGTTCAAAGACTTCTTATTGACAATACTCGAGGAAGCAGGATAGTTATTACGACATGCTTACTTGAAGTTGAGGTGGCTGCTCAAGTAAATGACGTTATGCCTATTAAGCTGGACGAACTGAATATGGACGAATCATTTGAGCTTTTCAAGAGAGAGGCGGATATGCATGATCTTGCTGCTTCTGAGAATTTGAGGGAAATCTTAGATTATTGTCAAGGCCTGCCTCTGGCTATTGTGGCCGTTGCCAGACTATGGATACTTACAAACAAAGAAACTGAGGAATTAGAACGTATTCACTGTAAACTCAAGCAGCAGCCCAAATCTAGCAATGCGGATGATGTGAACCAAGTCTTGAGTCTTTGCTACGAATATCTGCCGACCAATTTGAAAAACTGCTTCTTGTATTGTAGTATGTTCCAGTTGGATGCCGGCATAAAGAGGAAGAAGTTAATTCGACTTTGGGTAGCCGAAAACTTCGTCCAAGACGAGGATAAACAAACAAAAGAGGAAGTTGCAGAAAATATCCTTAACGAACTCATCTACCGTTCCTTGCTGAGGGTTGTGGAGAAGAATAACGATGGAAGTGTGAGGAGATGTGGGATGAGTAATCTTTTCCGTAAATTAAGTCTTTCAGCGGCCAGAAAAGAAAAATTTAGCATGGTGTGGAATGAATCAGAAGCACTAAAATTGAGAGATGAAGCTCGTAGATTGTCAGTGCATGACTTCACCAAAAACAGCGTGTTGTTTAAGATGGATTTCTCTCGCACCAGGTCTTTACTTATATACAAGCACAATTTTTCTGCTTGCTATTACTTACTGCACACCATATCAACAAAAGCAAAATATATGAGGGTAATAGATCTGGAAAATGCAAACATCGACAGAGTTCCTGATGGACTGACAGAGCTATTCAACCTGCACTATTTGGGCTTGAGGGGGACCAGGGTCACAGAGCTTCCGGAGACCATAAGGAAGCTTCAGAATCTGCAAACGATTGATGCCCGTTATACTCGAATCGTGAAGCTGCCTAAAGGAATAACCCTATTGAAGAATCTGCTGCACTTGTTTGCTAGCGGGCTGGAAGATCCGAGCCGTCGAGAATTCCATTCCATTAGACATGTGAAGGTTCCCAAGGGCCTACAGAATCTTACAAGACTGCAACAATTTGACCTCGAAGCTGATGATGAGTCCGTTCGGCAGCTTCAGAATCTGACCAACATCAGAGTGCTCATCATATCCAAGGTGAGATCAGTCCACTGCTCAGAACTGCGCTTCTCGATATCGCAGATGCCTTTCCTGTATAAGTTGTCCATTGCTGCCTGCGACGAGAATGAGGAGCTCAATTTGAAGGAATTCGGTCTCTTTATGAAGAATGTTCGTGTGTTCTATCTACAAGGCAAGCTGGTGGAATTAGAATTGATCGATGCTCCCCAATCATTACTCAAGGATAACTACGTGCAGCTGTCCCAAACTTTCATCTCTCTCAGTGACAATCTACGGGTGTTGCGTTTGAGCTGGAGTCGACTGCAAAGAGATCCTCTTCCTGCACTTTATCAACTTCAGAATTTGACTGTGCTCTATCTGCAGAAGGCATATGACGCCGTGACGCTAATCTTTCGCAACACCTGGTTCCCTAATCTCAAAGAACTTCATTTGCTTCATTTGCCAAACCTCCGAAAGATAACAATATATCAAGGGTCCCTGAGGAATTTGCAATTGTTAATCATGGAAGGCCTCTTGCAACTGACGACGATCCCAACAGGTATTGAATTCTTGAAGTCCCTCCAGAAGCTGCACTTTTCTGAGTGCAACCCCTCCTTCCTCAATGCGATTAATAGAGATCAGAGAAGCAAGGTAGAGCACATCCCTGATATCTGCTATGACGATGGCATTCATGGATCAAGGACATTGGACATCTTCCCCAGGACCAGTGGCGTAATACCAGATCAACAAAATCTCACAAAG GTTGGAGCTGAAGTGTCTCTGAAGAGTGTGAATGATGCAGATAAAATTGTGGGAGCTGGAGTTGTTCAAACCCTTGATTCAAATGCTAGAGTGGGGGGATATGAGATTGGTCCTAATTGGGCAGGAATACGCCTAGGAACTCCAATGGATAACGCTGAGCACTTAATCAGACCTTATGGTGGCCTCAAGACTATAGGACATGCTAAGGGATCATTGATTGCTTGGCCTTGTTCTTTG CTTTCTATTCGTCAAAAGCTTTGA